A single Dermacentor albipictus isolate Rhodes 1998 colony chromosome 3, USDA_Dalb.pri_finalv2, whole genome shotgun sequence DNA region contains:
- the LOC135917726 gene encoding uncharacterized protein isoform X1, with protein MKVLLICGLVLAGAFLAEAASGRELCGLSDDEIKGVLSCMTDSAPPEVKPKALEMLGEKGDKAVELIKAKCETDMDFGEMISTVFSETVATGIKAAYAQCKPASS; from the exons ATGAAGGTTCTGCTCATCTGCGGACTCGTCCTCGCCGGAGCTTTCCTCGCTGAGGCTGCCAGTGGTAGGGAACTGTGCG gtCTGAGCGATGACGAAATCAAGGGAGTTCTAAGCTGCATGACAGACAGCGCACCCCCAGAG GTGAAGCCAAAAGCCTTGGAGATGCTCGGCGAGAAAGGAGACAAAGCGGTTGAACTTATTAAGGCCAAATGCGAGACGGATATGGACTTT GGCGAGATGATTAGCACTGTGTTTTCG GAGACTGTGGCGACTGGCATTAAGGCGGCCTACGCTCAGTGCAAGCCTGCCTCCAGCTAG
- the LOC135917726 gene encoding uncharacterized protein isoform X2, with protein sequence MRARQFPSAQRRRNETGLSDDEIKGVLSCMTDSAPPEVKPKALEMLGEKGDKAVELIKAKCETDMDFGEMISTVFSETVATGIKAAYAQCKPASS encoded by the exons ATGCGAGCGCGCCAGTTTCCTTCAGCacaaagacgcaggaatgaaacgg gtCTGAGCGATGACGAAATCAAGGGAGTTCTAAGCTGCATGACAGACAGCGCACCCCCAGAG GTGAAGCCAAAAGCCTTGGAGATGCTCGGCGAGAAAGGAGACAAAGCGGTTGAACTTATTAAGGCCAAATGCGAGACGGATATGGACTTT GGCGAGATGATTAGCACTGTGTTTTCG GAGACTGTGGCGACTGGCATTAAGGCGGCCTACGCTCAGTGCAAGCCTGCCTCCAGCTAG